One stretch of Oncorhynchus clarkii lewisi isolate Uvic-CL-2024 chromosome 3, UVic_Ocla_1.0, whole genome shotgun sequence DNA includes these proteins:
- the LOC139405100 gene encoding rhodopsin kinase GRK1-like, producing MDLGSLTTVVANSAYISARGSFDGSNPAASRDKKYHARLKLPHITVCEGLQETLDLTFQSVCVEQPIGKRLFREFLETAPEYHGPCHLWRDIEEYDLAEDTDRAQKASRIVQRYLESSAKLYCPFLTPETVTQVKEAQQGAGDTLFSQTLVSVLGYLQEVPYTFFLESMYLKRFLQWKWLEMQPMDQDWFQDFRVLGKGGFGEVSACQMKATGKLYACKKLNKKRLKKRKGYEGAMVEKRILARVHSRFIVSLAYAFQTKDELCLVMTIMNGGDLKYHIYLVDENNPGFEEPRACFYAAQIIQGMEHLHQKRIIYRDLKPENVLLDNEGNVRISDLGLAVELKENQTKIKGYAGTPGFMAPELLKGEKYDTSVDYFTLGVTLFEFMAAKNPFRERGEKVEKEALKERIMTGTVVYPETFSENAKSICSALLEKQVDKRLGFKDGTCDEIRTHPFFSAIHWTRLDAGILPPPFVPDSKVVYAKDLDDVGEFSSVKGVGLDDPDRVFFDEFSSGNIAIPWQEEMIETGIYGELNVWGPAGTIPNDLRRESILEQPKSSTCCLA from the exons ATGGATTTGGGCAGCCTGACCACGGTGGTTGCCAACTCTGCCTACATAAGCGCCCGCGGCAGCTTCGATGGCTCCAACCCGGCAGCCTCGCGTGACAAGAAGTACCACGCCCGCCTCAAGCTGCCCCATATCACCGTGTGTGAGGGCCTTCAGGAAACCCTGGACCTAACCTTTCAGTCAGTCTGCGTGGAGCAGCCCATCGGCAAACGTCTGTTCCGCGAGTTCCTGGAGACGGCGCCCGAATACCACGGTCCTTGCCACTTGTGGCGGGACATCGAAGAGTACGACTTAGCCGAAGACACAGACCGGGCCCAGAAGGCATCTAGGATTGTCCAGCGTTACCTGGAATCCTCTGCTAAGCTCTACTGCCCCTTCCTGACCCCGGAGACTGTGACCCAGGTGAAGGAGGCACAGCAGGGGGCTGGGGACACCCTCTTTTCCCAGACACTGGTCTCGGTGCTGGGCTACCTCCAGGAAGTTCCCTACACCTTCTTCCTGGAGAGCATGTACCTGAAGAGGTTCCTGCAGTGGAAGTGGCTGGAGATGCAGCCCATGGACCAAGATTGGTTCCAGGACTTCCGTGTGCTTGGGAAGGGGGGTTTCGGAGAGGTGTCTGCCTGCCAGATGAAGGCCACGGGGAAACTGTACGCCTGCAAGAAGCTCAACAAGAAGAGGCTGAAGAAGAGGAAAGGCTATGAG GGGGCGATGGTGGAGAAGAGGATTCTTGCCAGGGTTCATAGTCGCTTCATCGTGTCACTGGCCTACGCTTTCCAGACCAAGGATGAGCTTTGCCTGGTTATGACCATCATGAATGGAGGAGACctgaa gtacCACATCTATCTGGTGGATGAGAACAACCCAGGGTTTGAAGAGCCCAGAGCCTGTTTCTACGCAGCTCAGATCATCCAGGGCATGGAGCACCTGCACCAGAAGAGAATCATCTACAGAGACCTCAAACCTGAGAACGTGCTGCTGGACAATGAAG GTAACGTGCGTATCTCTGACCTGGGTCTGGCAGTGGAGCTGAAGGAAAACCAGACAAAGATCAAAGGCTATGCCGGAACTCCAG GGTTTATGGCCCCAGAGCTCCTGAAGGGGGAGAAGTATGACACCTCAGTGGACTATTTCACCCTAGGGGTCACATTGTTTGAGTTTATGGCCGCCAAGAACCCCTTCAGGGAACGCGGAGAGAAG GTTGAGAAGGAGGCACTAAAGGAGCGCATCATGACCGGGACAGTGGTCTACCCAGAGACATTCAGTGAGAACGCCAAGTCCATCTGCTCTGCGCTGCTGGAGAAACAGGTGGACAAGAGACTAGGTTTCAAGGACGGGACCTGTGACGAGATCAGGACACACCCCTTCTTCAGCGCCATCCACTGGACGAGACTGGATGCAG gCATCCTGCCCCCCCCGTTTGTCCCTGACTCCAAGGTGGTCTACGCCAAGGACCTGGATGACGTGGGGGAGTTCTCCTCGGTGAAGGGAGTGGGGCTGGACGACCCCGACCGCGTGTTCTTTGACGAGTTCTCCTCTGGGAACATTGCCATCCCCTGGCAGGAGGAGATGATTGAGACGGGGATCTATGGTGAGCTCAACGTGTGGGGACCCGCAGGCACCATACCCAACGACCTGCGCAGGGAGTCCATCTTGGAACAGCCCAAGTCATCCACCTGCTGCTTGGCGTGA
- the LOC139405116 gene encoding transcription factor Dp-1-like isoform X1 produces the protein MPTKTAAEEAEEKSALVGLMETNGELKVFIDQNRSPSKGVLSLVAVHPVSIPMAKQLLPKTLGPSNVNIAPHMVIGTPQRPSVSSAILVNSPQTPNSQFLTQSQPADASPWSSGKRGKKGEKNGKGLRHFSMKVCEKVQKKGVTTYNEVADELVAEFSAADNHISPNDSHVYDQKNIRRRVYDALNVLMAMNIISKEKKEIKWIGLPTNSAQECQNLEVERQRRLERIKQKQSQLQELILQQIAFKNLVQRNRQTEQQANRPPPPNSLIHLPFIIINTSKKTVIDCSISNDKFEYLFNFDNMFEIHDDIEVLKRMGMACGLEVGKCSPEDLKVARSLVPKALEPYVTEMAQGPISNVYITGGSSTNGRRHHGQGSDSGADGPLASSSNDSHYSSSRVETPVSYMGDDDEEDDYDENDDED, from the exons ATGCCAACAAAAACAGCCGCCGAAGAAGCAGAAGAAAAGAGTGCACTT GTTGGTCTGATGGAAACCAATGGAGAATTGAAGGTTTTCATTGACCAGAATCGGAGTCCTAGTAAAG GTGTCCTGTCTCTGGTTGCTGTCCATCCTGTGTCAATCCCCATGGCCAAACAACTACTGCCTAAAACCCTGGGGCCCTCCAATGTCAACATTGCTCCACACATG GTGATTGGTACGCCCCAGAGGCCCAGTGTTTCCAGTGCCATACTTGTGAACAGCCCTCAAACACCCAACTCCCAGTTCCTCACACAGAGCCAGCCGGCCGACGCGTCGCCATGGTCCTCGGG GAAGCGTGGTAAGAAGGGGGAGAAGAATGGCAAGGGCCTGAGACATTTCTCCATGAAGGTGTGTGAGAAGGTGCAGAAGAAAGGTGTAACCACCTACAACGAGGTGGCAGACGAGCTGGTGGCGGAGTTCAGCGCTGCAGACAACCACATCTCCCCCAACGACTCA CATGTGTACGACCAGAAGAACATCCGACGGCGTGTGTATGACGCGCTCAACGTGCTCATGGCCATGAACATCATCtctaaagagaagaaagagatcaAGTGGATTGGTCTGCCTACCAACTCAGCCCAGGAGTGCCAAAATCTAGAG GTGGAGAGACAAAGGCGACTGGAGAGAATCAAGCAGAAGCAGTCACAACTCCAAGAACTCATATTACAG CAAATAGCCTTTAAGAACCTGGTGCAGCGGAACAGACAGACGGAACAGCAGGCCAACAGACCTCCGCCCCCCAACTCTCTCATCCACCTCcccttcatcatcatcaacaccagcAAGAAGACAGTCATCGACTGTAGCATCTCAAACGAcaa GTTTGAGTACCTGTTTAACTTCGACAACATGTTTGAGATCCACGACGATATTGAGGTGCTGAAGCGCATGGGCATGGCCTGTGGCCTGGAGGTGGGCAAATGTTCCCCGGAGGACCTGAAGGTGGCACGCAGCCTGGTGCCCAAAGCCCTGGAGCCCTACGtcacag AGATGGCCCAGGGCCCCATCAGTAACGTCTACATCACTGGAGGATCCTCCACCAACGGCCGGCGCCATCACGGCCAGGGCAG tGACAGCGGTGCAGATGGTCCCCTGGCCTCCAGCTCTAATGACTCTCACTACAGCAGCTCCCGTGTTGAGACCCCTGTGTCGTACATGGGGGATGATGACGAGGAGGACGATTACGACGAGAACGACGATGAAGATTAA
- the LOC139406159 gene encoding golgin subfamily A member 6-like protein 22, translating into MKMKTLVFLLLSLTVALGRAHGVMDERIDEWKPPLHQREIYPVLRDQEKPAGWNTEAIVKQTQLSSVVEEKPNELSLLVQEKPEELSPLVPENLVEPSLDLQVIPVRHEKPAEWMPVVQKKPETEDTVELEKKAEQAQEKPVEKAQEKAVEKAQEKPVEKAQEKPVEKAQEKPEEPSPPVHVKREELSPPVQEKTEELSPVEQEKPRLDVAPVVEEELVEVGPAAEKETQPEQEMEAEMEEDLLRMEDPEMGKPEMEEAEMGLNMEQPEMEGKEMEEPEMEESEVPRVKMEPEVEMETEVEMTLAMGEGLTYQEEGPLMEGEYVMAEEPIMDLEPLPEDNLIEQYWRGSSPMDGKKMAPEIMYNFDLEEEPMTELEPLLREGPSLEEDDEYVMEQPIMELEPEMWDVPFGENPITTNYAIKGEEPVRELMEDIGPTMEREYFLAEEPIMELEPEMRDYPMTDSAVMVEEPMMELEPLEEKRHLREERLLLEEGVRVRERPLMEQPTMGKGPMMDGEARMWVEPERAKRSLNREDREVGLKENMAQLEPTGRSSCSGVVLEGKCYQFFRGPKTASDAEFYCQANVPRGHLASITSQTIHRQVMGLMVQQIGKYTRTWVGGLRYLDTGRFIWLDGAHWHYEDWLPGEPNYTAGVENCLELLSLGNGMFNDMPCWDLRAFVCSHPV; encoded by the exons atgAAGATGAAGACTCTGGTCTTTCTGTTGTTGAGCCTGACAG TGGCTCTGGGGAGAGCACATGGAGTCATGGATGAAAGGATTGATGAATGGAAACCACCTTTGCACCAGAGAGAGATCTACCCAGTCCTGAGAGACcaggagaaacccgctggctggaACACTGAGGCGATTGTAAAACAAACCCAGCTTAGTTCTGTGGTGGAGGAGAAACCTAATGAACTGAGCCTTCTAGTGCAGGAGAAACCAGAAGAGCTGAGCCCCCTGGTGCCGGAGAATCTAGTGGAACCCAGCCTGGATTTACAGGTGATTCCAGTAAGACATGAAAAACCAGCTGAATGGATGCCAGTGGTTCAGAAGAAACCAGAAACAGAAGACACTGTGGAGCTGGAGAAGAAAGCAGAGCAAGCCCAGGAGAAACCAGTAGAGAAAGCCCAGGAGAAAGCAGTAGAAAAAGCCCAGGAGAAACCAGTAGAGAAAGCCCAGGAGAAACCAGTAGAGAAAGCCCAGGAGAAACCAGAAGAACCGAGCCCTCCGGTGCATGTGAAACGAGAAGAACTGAGTCCTCCAGTGCAGGAAAAAACAGAAGAACTGAGCCCTGTCGAGCAAGAGAAACCACGGTTAGATGTGGCCCCTGTGGTTGAAGAGGAGTTGGTGGAGGTGGGTCCAGCAGCAGAGAAGGAAACTCAGCCTGAGCAGGAGATGGAGGCTGAGATGGAGGAGGATCTACTGAGGATGGAAGATCCCGAGATGGGCAAACCAGAGATGGAAGAAGCAGAGATGGGATTAAATATGGAACAACCAGAGATGGAAGGAAAAGAAATGGAAGAACCAGAAATGGAGGAATCAGAAGTACCAAGGGTAAAAATGGAACCTGAAGTAGAAATGGAGACAGAGGTGGAGATGACGCTTGCAATGGGTGAGGGGCTCACCTACCAAGAGGAGGGCCCTCTTATGGAGGGTGAATATGTCATGGCTGAAGAGCCAATCATGGATTTGGAACCACTGCCAGAGGACAATTTGATTGAACAGTATTGGAGAGGAAGCAGTCCTATGGATGGCAAAAAGATGGCTCCAGAAATTATGTATAATTTTGATCTGGAAGAGGAGCCAATGACAGAACTGGAGCCGTTGCTAAGGGAGGGGCCTAGCCTGGAGGAAGACGATGAGTATGTCATGGAACAACCAATCATGGAGCTGGAGCCTGAAATGTGGGATGTGCCTTTTGGAGAGAATCCAATCACGACAAATTACGCCATCAAGGGGGAGGAGCCAGTGAGGGAACTGATGGAAGACATAGGGCCTACGATGGAGAGGGAGTACTTCCTGGCTGAGGAACCAATCATGGAGCTGGAACCTGAAATGAGGGATTATCCAATGACAGACTCAGCTGTGATGGTAGAGGAGCCAATGATGGAGTTGGAGCCTCTAGAAGAGAAGAGACATCTTAGGGAAGAGCGTTTGCTATTGGAGGAGGGGGTTCGAGTAAGAGAGAGACCTCTCATGGAGCAGCCAACGATGGGCAAGGGCCCCATGATGGATGGAGAGGCGCGAATGTGGGTGGAACCAGAGAGGGCGAAGCGGTCTTTAAATAGGGAGGATAGGGAGGTGGGGCTAAAGGAGAACATGGCCCAACTTGAACCTACAG GGAGGAGCTCCTGCAGTGGTGTGGTCCTGGAGGGGAAATGCTACCAGTTCTTCAGAGGCCCAAAGACAGCCTCAGATGCTGAG TTCTACTGCCAGGCTAACGTCCCTCGTGGCCACCTGGCATCCATCACCAGTCAGACCATCCACAGACAGGTCATGGGCCTCATGGTGCAACAGATCGGAAAATACACACGCACCTGGGTTGGAGGACTACGCTACCTGGAc ACTGGTCGCTTCATCTGGTTGGACGGTGCCCACTGGCACTATGAGGATTGGCTGCCTGGTGAGCCCAATTACACGGCAGGGGTGGAGAACTGTCTGGAGCTGCTGTCACTTG GAAATGGGATGTTTAATGATATGCCGTGCTGGGATCTGCGAGCGTTTGTCTGCTCTCACCCTGTCTAG
- the LOC139405116 gene encoding transcription factor Dp-1-like isoform X2, with translation MAKDVGLMETNGELKVFIDQNRSPSKGVLSLVAVHPVSIPMAKQLLPKTLGPSNVNIAPHMVIGTPQRPSVSSAILVNSPQTPNSQFLTQSQPADASPWSSGKRGKKGEKNGKGLRHFSMKVCEKVQKKGVTTYNEVADELVAEFSAADNHISPNDSHVYDQKNIRRRVYDALNVLMAMNIISKEKKEIKWIGLPTNSAQECQNLEVERQRRLERIKQKQSQLQELILQQIAFKNLVQRNRQTEQQANRPPPPNSLIHLPFIIINTSKKTVIDCSISNDKFEYLFNFDNMFEIHDDIEVLKRMGMACGLEVGKCSPEDLKVARSLVPKALEPYVTEMAQGPISNVYITGGSSTNGRRHHGQGSDSGADGPLASSSNDSHYSSSRVETPVSYMGDDDEEDDYDENDDED, from the exons ATGGCCAAAGAT GTTGGTCTGATGGAAACCAATGGAGAATTGAAGGTTTTCATTGACCAGAATCGGAGTCCTAGTAAAG GTGTCCTGTCTCTGGTTGCTGTCCATCCTGTGTCAATCCCCATGGCCAAACAACTACTGCCTAAAACCCTGGGGCCCTCCAATGTCAACATTGCTCCACACATG GTGATTGGTACGCCCCAGAGGCCCAGTGTTTCCAGTGCCATACTTGTGAACAGCCCTCAAACACCCAACTCCCAGTTCCTCACACAGAGCCAGCCGGCCGACGCGTCGCCATGGTCCTCGGG GAAGCGTGGTAAGAAGGGGGAGAAGAATGGCAAGGGCCTGAGACATTTCTCCATGAAGGTGTGTGAGAAGGTGCAGAAGAAAGGTGTAACCACCTACAACGAGGTGGCAGACGAGCTGGTGGCGGAGTTCAGCGCTGCAGACAACCACATCTCCCCCAACGACTCA CATGTGTACGACCAGAAGAACATCCGACGGCGTGTGTATGACGCGCTCAACGTGCTCATGGCCATGAACATCATCtctaaagagaagaaagagatcaAGTGGATTGGTCTGCCTACCAACTCAGCCCAGGAGTGCCAAAATCTAGAG GTGGAGAGACAAAGGCGACTGGAGAGAATCAAGCAGAAGCAGTCACAACTCCAAGAACTCATATTACAG CAAATAGCCTTTAAGAACCTGGTGCAGCGGAACAGACAGACGGAACAGCAGGCCAACAGACCTCCGCCCCCCAACTCTCTCATCCACCTCcccttcatcatcatcaacaccagcAAGAAGACAGTCATCGACTGTAGCATCTCAAACGAcaa GTTTGAGTACCTGTTTAACTTCGACAACATGTTTGAGATCCACGACGATATTGAGGTGCTGAAGCGCATGGGCATGGCCTGTGGCCTGGAGGTGGGCAAATGTTCCCCGGAGGACCTGAAGGTGGCACGCAGCCTGGTGCCCAAAGCCCTGGAGCCCTACGtcacag AGATGGCCCAGGGCCCCATCAGTAACGTCTACATCACTGGAGGATCCTCCACCAACGGCCGGCGCCATCACGGCCAGGGCAG tGACAGCGGTGCAGATGGTCCCCTGGCCTCCAGCTCTAATGACTCTCACTACAGCAGCTCCCGTGTTGAGACCCCTGTGTCGTACATGGGGGATGATGACGAGGAGGACGATTACGACGAGAACGACGATGAAGATTAA
- the LOC139386105 gene encoding protein-lysine methyltransferase METTL21C-like produces MEIPSTVKQPDQEDPRKERTDGEPGENEEEEERPQVMENGTQDERKQWFPNPNVVSDCKQMARESSVSYTLGKEFFLIAGHEICIRESLDSYGALVWPGAVALSQFLENNRQQVNLLDKAVLEIGAGTGLLSIVASLLGAWVTATDLPEILPNLTFNLSWNSKGRCRYTPQVTALTWGYDLEKDFPSTSCHYDYVLAADVVYHHNYLEELLATMHHFCKPGSGTTLMWANKVRFQSDLKFTERFKSCFDTTLMTEQKEGDVMIFKATARE; encoded by the exons ATGGAGATCCCCTCTACAGTCAAACAGCCAGACCAAGAGGATCccaggaaggagaggacagacgGAGAGCCGGGTGAGAAcgaggaagaagaagagagaccACAGGTGATGGAAAATGGAACACAAGATGAACGCAAGCAGTGGTTTCCTAACCCTAACG TGGTGTCCGACTGTAAGCAGATGGCCAGGGAGTCCAGTGTTTCCTACACCCTGGGGAAGGAGTTTTTCCTTATCGCTGGTCATGAAATCTGCATTAGAGAGTCTCTGGACTCCTATGGCGCCCTTGTCTGGCCAGGG GCGGTGGCTCTAAGTCAGTTCCTGGAGAATAACCGGCAGCAGGTGAATCTCCTGGATAAAGCGGTACTGGAGATTGGAGCAGGGACAGGCTTACTGTCTATTGTGGCTAGTCTACTGG GTGCCTGGGTAACGGCCACCGACCTACCCGAAATCCTTCCCAACCTGACCTTTAACCTCTCTTGGAACTCCAAGGGCCGCTGCCGCTACACGCCCCAGGTGACTGCCCTCACCTGGGGTTACGACCTTGAGAAAGACTTCCCCAGCACTTCCTGTCACTATGACTACGTGCTGGCAGCCGATGTAGTGTATCACCACAACTACCTGGAGGAGCTGCTGGCGACCATGCACCACTTCTGCAAACCAGGAAGTGGCACCACGCTGATGTGGGCCAATAAGGTGAGGTTCCAGTCAGACCTGAAGTTCACAGAGAGATTTAAGAGTTGTTTTGATACAACACTGATGACAGAGCAAAAGGAGGGGGACGTGATGATCTTCAAGGCCACGGCAcgagagtga